A region from the uncultured Bacteroides sp. genome encodes:
- a CDS encoding rhamnogalacturonan lyase: MFLVVLFLLSIGVEAFAQPAYNYAKLKREKLGRGVVAVRENANTVFVSWRYLSTDPMNTSFHVYRDGKQLTQKPVSVGTFFRDTYTGNKKAQYTVKAFANGKKAIQPEGHYLLPANAPVGYVNIPLDRPKGGTTPTGQEFTYSPNDASIGDVDGDGEYEIILKWDPSNSHDNSQNGYTGPVLLDCYRLDGTRLWRIDMGKNIRAGAHYTQFMVFDLDGDNRAEVVMKTSDGTIDGKGKVIGDANADYRTENGRILTGNEYLTVFSGATGEALYSTAYVPERGNVMDWGDDHANRSERFLACVAYLDGIHPSVVMCRGYYTRTVLAAFDWNGKELKQRWVFDSNKPEWSKYAGQGNHNLRVGDVDGDGCDEIMYGACAIDNDGRGLYSTGMGHGDAMHMTQFDPSSPKLQVWDCHENKRDGSSFRDAATGEVLWQVKSPKDVGRSMAADIDPTNFGVEMWSADSKGIRNIKGEVINPDIHTLPVNMAIWWDGDLLRELLNKNTISKYDWKTGKCNPLAVFDGCISNNGTKATPALQGDLIGDWREEVLLRTEDNSALHLYVSTIPTPYRFHTFLEDPIYRISIATQNVAYNQPTQPGFYFGSDLKKGTFRGFEFK; the protein is encoded by the coding sequence ATGTTTTTGGTTGTTCTTTTCTTACTGTCAATTGGAGTTGAGGCTTTTGCACAGCCGGCATACAATTATGCTAAGCTCAAGAGAGAGAAATTGGGACGGGGTGTAGTCGCTGTTCGCGAGAATGCAAATACCGTATTTGTCTCTTGGCGCTACTTGTCTACCGATCCCATGAATACGTCGTTTCATGTTTACAGAGACGGCAAGCAGTTAACTCAAAAGCCTGTATCCGTAGGAACTTTCTTTCGGGATACCTACACCGGGAATAAGAAAGCTCAATATACCGTGAAGGCCTTTGCAAACGGGAAGAAAGCAATTCAACCGGAGGGGCATTATCTGCTTCCGGCAAACGCACCTGTCGGATATGTGAATATTCCCTTAGACAGACCCAAAGGAGGAACAACTCCGACGGGGCAAGAGTTTACCTATTCACCCAATGATGCCAGTATTGGGGATGTGGATGGGGACGGAGAATACGAGATTATCCTAAAATGGGACCCTTCTAATTCACATGATAATTCACAGAATGGATATACCGGTCCTGTGCTTTTAGATTGTTACCGGTTGGATGGCACGCGTTTATGGCGTATTGACATGGGAAAGAACATTCGTGCCGGAGCACATTATACGCAGTTTATGGTGTTCGATCTCGACGGCGATAACCGGGCCGAAGTGGTGATGAAGACATCCGACGGAACAATAGACGGCAAAGGAAAAGTAATCGGTGATGCAAACGCCGATTATCGGACTGAGAACGGCCGGATACTTACTGGCAACGAATATCTGACGGTTTTTAGCGGAGCAACGGGCGAGGCTCTTTATTCAACTGCCTATGTACCGGAGAGAGGAAATGTAATGGATTGGGGAGACGATCATGCCAACAGAAGCGAGCGTTTCCTGGCGTGTGTTGCTTATCTGGACGGCATTCATCCCAGTGTGGTGATGTGTAGGGGATATTATACCCGTACGGTTCTGGCCGCTTTCGACTGGAACGGTAAAGAGCTGAAACAACGTTGGGTTTTTGACAGTAATAAGCCGGAATGGAGTAAGTATGCCGGACAAGGAAATCATAATCTCCGTGTAGGAGACGTAGACGGAGATGGCTGCGACGAAATTATGTATGGTGCCTGCGCCATCGACAATGACGGTCGTGGTCTTTATTCTACAGGCATGGGGCACGGCGATGCAATGCACATGACGCAATTTGACCCTTCAAGTCCTAAGCTACAAGTCTGGGATTGCCATGAAAACAAACGCGACGGTTCTTCCTTCCGGGATGCTGCTACCGGTGAGGTATTATGGCAGGTGAAGAGTCCTAAAGATGTAGGACGTTCCATGGCGGCAGATATTGATCCCACCAATTTCGGTGTCGAAATGTGGTCGGCCGATTCCAAAGGTATTCGTAATATCAAAGGAGAGGTTATCAATCCTGATATTCATACCTTACCTGTGAATATGGCCATTTGGTGGGACGGCGACTTACTGCGGGAACTACTAAATAAAAACACAATAAGTAAATACGATTGGAAGACCGGAAAATGCAATCCGTTGGCTGTTTTTGACGGATGTATCTCTAATAACGGAACCAAAGCAACGCCTGCTTTGCAGGGAGATCTCATCGGAGATTGGCGGGAGGAAGTATTACTTCGTACGGAAGATAACTCGGCATTGCATCTTTATGTATCAACAATCCCTACTCCTTATCGGTTCCATACATTTCTCGAAGATCCGATTTACCGCATTAGCATTGCTACTCAGAATGTAGCTTATAACCAACCAACCCAACCCGGATTTTATTTCGGTTCCGATCTTAAAAAAGGAACATTCCGGGGGTTTGAATTTAAATAA
- a CDS encoding glycoside hydrolase family 88 protein gives MKENKIKRGLILCGILFVTAILPAQAQKKKEMANDINSPLHLLQPDYKVPYGMLTIKEIKADMDKVLYFLEKSTPAKVIDKNTGKQITDYKQIDVSSVLDKGLFRLASYEWGVTYAGMLAAAQATGDSLYLSYTMSRFRFLSEVAPQFKKSLNEHGVIDPQMKQLLTPHALDDAGAMCAAMIKAQMINKKIDLLPMIDNYMNYIMYNEYRLSDGTFARNRPQHNTLWLDDLFMAVPAIAQMGKLTGEEKYYNEAVKQILQFSKRMFVPEKGLYRHGWVEGMKDHPAFYWGRANGWALLAMTEVLDVLPKSHPGYEEVLNQFRAHVQGLASYQSGEGFWHQLLDRNDSYLETSATAIYVYCFAHGINKGWIDPVAYGPVAQLGWHAISTKITANGEVEGTCVGTGMAFDPAYYYHRPVNIYAAHGYGPVIWAGAEMINLLRQQHPKMNDSAVQYYSTEQPTDQAIFSVSTTELEGRDFK, from the coding sequence ATGAAGGAAAACAAGATAAAAAGAGGGCTGATTCTGTGTGGAATCTTATTTGTAACGGCAATTCTTCCTGCTCAGGCTCAGAAGAAAAAAGAAATGGCTAATGATATAAACAGTCCACTCCACCTGTTACAACCCGACTATAAAGTGCCTTATGGAATGCTTACTATTAAAGAGATTAAGGCAGATATGGACAAAGTGCTTTATTTTCTTGAAAAGTCAACTCCGGCCAAAGTCATTGATAAGAATACGGGAAAACAGATAACCGATTACAAGCAGATAGATGTTAGCTCTGTTCTGGACAAAGGGCTGTTTCGACTGGCCAGTTACGAATGGGGGGTAACTTATGCCGGAATGCTTGCTGCTGCCCAAGCTACAGGCGATAGCCTTTACCTGAGTTATACAATGAGCCGCTTTCGCTTTTTGTCGGAGGTTGCTCCTCAGTTTAAAAAATCACTGAACGAGCACGGAGTGATTGATCCGCAGATGAAACAATTACTTACTCCGCACGCACTGGACGATGCCGGAGCCATGTGTGCAGCCATGATCAAAGCCCAGATGATCAATAAGAAAATTGATTTACTCCCGATGATTGACAATTACATGAATTACATCATGTATAATGAATATCGGTTGAGTGACGGAACCTTCGCCCGGAATCGTCCTCAACATAACACCTTGTGGCTCGACGATTTATTTATGGCAGTACCTGCCATTGCCCAAATGGGGAAACTAACGGGAGAAGAGAAATATTACAATGAAGCGGTAAAACAAATCCTGCAATTCTCTAAACGTATGTTTGTTCCCGAAAAAGGACTTTATCGCCACGGTTGGGTAGAGGGCATGAAAGATCATCCCGCCTTTTATTGGGGAAGAGCTAACGGGTGGGCTTTATTGGCCATGACGGAAGTGCTCGATGTATTGCCCAAAAGTCATCCCGGCTATGAAGAGGTATTGAACCAATTCAGGGCCCATGTTCAGGGATTAGCTTCTTATCAGAGTGGCGAAGGATTTTGGCATCAGCTATTAGATAGAAACGATTCCTATCTGGAAACATCGGCAACGGCTATTTATGTTTATTGTTTTGCGCACGGCATTAACAAAGGATGGATTGATCCGGTAGCTTACGGTCCGGTGGCCCAGTTGGGCTGGCACGCCATTTCTACAAAGATAACGGCAAACGGAGAAGTGGAAGGAACTTGCGTAGGAACGGGTATGGCTTTTGATCCCGCCTATTACTATCACCGTCCGGTAAATATATATGCAGCTCATGGTTATGGGCCGGTAATATGGGCGGGAGCGGAAATGATCAATCTGCTCAGGCAGCAACATCCCAAAATGAATGATAGTGCCGTACAATATTATTCTACCGAACAACCAACCGATCAAGCTATTTTTAGTGTTTCAACAACCGAACTTGAGGGGCGTGATTTTAAATGA
- the rhaM gene encoding L-rhamnose mutarotase, giving the protein MKREAFKMYLKPGCEAEYEKRHNAIWPELKKMLSDNGVYDYSIYWDKETNLLFACQKVRGDESSQDMGNNPIVQKWWDYMADIMDTNADNSPVSIPLKEIFRMD; this is encoded by the coding sequence ATGAAAAGAGAAGCATTTAAGATGTACCTTAAACCGGGTTGCGAAGCAGAATACGAAAAAAGACACAACGCCATCTGGCCGGAATTAAAAAAGATGTTATCCGATAACGGAGTTTACGATTATTCTATTTACTGGGATAAAGAAACCAATCTCCTGTTTGCCTGCCAAAAAGTGAGAGGAGACGAATCTTCTCAGGATATGGGCAACAACCCCATTGTGCAAAAGTGGTGGGACTATATGGCAGACATCATGGATACAAATGCCGATAATTCTCCGGTATCCATTCCGCTGAAAGAAATATTCAGAATGGATTGA
- a CDS encoding two-component regulator propeller domain-containing protein: protein MRKSLITLLFLAILAPKAFASIEIRSKQITIADGLANNSVRYFLQDSKGFMWLGTLNGLSRYDGSSFISFYPSPDKTLSLQDGRVYDMEEDKKGFLWINFSSEQYSCYDLKKACFVDYTGCGEFQQKYSKKIIAENGDVWLWHDGNGCRKITYNKEFRSITYKAANGKIPSDNVNFVAEGERGTIWVGSGSGLTKISGNTSTIIDRKKNFFSLIHFKGQTYFLTKDNRVFVYDHATAKLRNINTSVAAGSLVTDCFLLKDKWIILTSTGVYTYDFKQKRLIQAPDFFGENIKSGNVLSDNKKDFWIYNHSGKVWYINAHTARQKQFQLIPPEKMGYVDFERYHVIHDSRNIIWISTYGNGLFAYDIAKDELSHFVTSMNGLSHIGSDYLLNVTEDRSGEVWVSSEFSGISRISVINAGAYRFFPEDESLLDRSNTIRMISHLHEGEIWMGTRKGGLYVYDQQLKLKYAKKDFHSNIYAVKKDKDGKMWMGSRGDGLCIDGIWYRHSDSDPHSLANNNIFCIYRDKKDRMWVGTFGGGLDLAIKTKNGYQFQHYLDKLYGQRQVRVICEDNNGMMWVGTSDGVYVFHPDTITANPNKYYLYNYSNGKLRSNEVRCLLSDNKGRIWIGTSGAGFSICTPRHNYGSLTFEHYTMHDGLSNDMVQSIAEDRHGHIWFATEYGVSKFILEKKTFENYFFSAYPQGNVYTENSGCVCDNGNILFGSNYGLLVFNPDIVKKDSLSFPVVFTNLNVNGINVLPNDANSPLLLAMPYSDRIHLKSNQNSFVIDFSSFNYADAGQTKYSYRLLDYDKDWSAPSSLNFAAYKMLPYGNYKLQVKVCNSSGIWNKEIATLQIMISPPFYLSVWAFLIYALLIAGGGYFAFNVARNFNRLHNKIEIEKQLTEYKLVFFTNISHEFRTPLTLIQGALDRIQRLNITSQDLVHPLKTMEKSTQRMLKLIDQLLEFRKMQNNKLALSLEETDVVAMLYEIFLSFGDIAESKNMDFLFVPSVGKYKMYIDKGKLDKIVYNILSNAFKYTPQGGQIRLMVNADTEKSTLAISVSDTGVGIPKEKRNELFNRFMQSNFSGDSVGIGLHLTHELVLVHKGTIFYEENPGGGSVFTVNLPLDTKVYEEKDFLIRNNVLMNEHPEMVVSENSDEPLASLTDSIIPLNQQKILVIEDDNDVRQYLKEELGAYFEVLTADNGSTGFDMAGSSEPSLIVCDVLMPGMNGFEVTKKLKSDFDTSHIPVILLTALSLPENHLEGIESGADAYLSKPFSIKLLLARIIKLLEQREKLRVKFSEEPGITRSAIYASERDKEFVDELHRILEENISNANFSVDEFASIMNIGRTIFYKKVKGVTGYSPNEYIRILRMKKAAELLLLGKLTVSEISYKVGIDDPFYFSKCFKSQFGVAPSIYQKGK from the coding sequence ATGAGGAAATCGTTGATCACTCTTCTCTTTCTCGCAATTCTTGCGCCGAAAGCATTTGCTTCAATAGAAATTCGTTCCAAACAAATAACCATTGCCGACGGCCTTGCCAATAATTCAGTCCGCTATTTCTTGCAAGATAGCAAAGGATTCATGTGGTTAGGAACGCTCAATGGGCTCAGCCGTTACGACGGAAGTTCATTTATTTCATTTTATCCTTCTCCCGATAAGACCCTTTCTTTGCAAGACGGAAGAGTATATGATATGGAAGAGGATAAGAAAGGATTCTTATGGATCAATTTTTCTTCGGAGCAATACAGTTGTTACGATCTAAAGAAAGCATGTTTTGTTGATTACACCGGATGTGGCGAGTTTCAACAAAAATATTCTAAGAAAATAATTGCTGAAAATGGTGACGTCTGGCTTTGGCATGATGGAAACGGCTGTCGAAAAATTACATATAACAAAGAATTCAGATCGATTACATACAAAGCAGCCAACGGCAAGATACCAAGTGATAATGTAAACTTCGTAGCAGAAGGAGAAAGAGGCACAATTTGGGTCGGATCCGGCAGTGGCTTAACCAAAATATCGGGTAACACATCAACCATCATTGATCGGAAAAAGAATTTCTTCTCATTGATTCACTTCAAAGGACAAACCTATTTCCTCACTAAAGATAACAGGGTATTTGTTTATGATCATGCAACGGCCAAACTGCGTAACATAAATACTTCCGTTGCTGCCGGCTCATTGGTAACAGATTGTTTTCTCTTAAAAGATAAATGGATCATACTTACCTCTACCGGAGTATATACTTATGATTTTAAACAAAAGCGGCTTATACAAGCGCCTGATTTTTTTGGTGAAAATATAAAATCGGGCAACGTTCTATCCGACAATAAGAAAGACTTCTGGATTTATAATCACAGTGGCAAAGTGTGGTACATAAATGCACATACTGCCCGGCAAAAACAGTTCCAGCTCATCCCTCCCGAAAAGATGGGATACGTCGATTTTGAACGCTATCACGTCATACATGATTCACGGAATATTATCTGGATCTCAACTTATGGGAATGGTCTTTTTGCTTATGATATTGCCAAAGATGAGTTGAGCCATTTTGTGACCAGCATGAACGGGCTAAGCCACATAGGTTCCGATTATTTGTTAAACGTAACCGAAGATCGTTCGGGAGAAGTGTGGGTTAGTTCCGAATTTTCGGGCATCTCGCGCATATCTGTTATAAATGCAGGCGCTTATCGTTTTTTTCCCGAAGATGAATCTTTGCTTGACCGTTCAAACACCATCCGAATGATTTCTCATCTGCACGAAGGTGAAATATGGATGGGCACGCGTAAAGGCGGACTTTATGTTTATGATCAGCAACTTAAACTGAAATATGCCAAGAAAGACTTCCATTCTAATATTTATGCGGTTAAGAAGGATAAAGACGGAAAAATGTGGATGGGAAGCCGGGGAGACGGTCTTTGCATTGACGGAATATGGTATAGACATTCCGATTCAGACCCCCATTCTTTAGCAAACAACAATATTTTTTGCATCTATCGGGACAAGAAAGACCGGATGTGGGTGGGCACATTCGGAGGCGGATTGGATTTAGCCATAAAGACCAAAAACGGTTATCAATTCCAGCATTATCTCGATAAACTTTATGGCCAAAGACAAGTTCGGGTGATTTGCGAAGATAATAATGGAATGATGTGGGTAGGGACGAGCGACGGCGTATACGTATTTCATCCGGATACAATTACCGCCAATCCCAATAAATATTATCTTTATAATTATTCGAACGGGAAACTGAGAAGTAATGAAGTAAGGTGTTTACTTTCCGATAATAAAGGGCGAATATGGATTGGAACATCGGGTGCCGGTTTCAGCATTTGTACTCCACGGCACAATTACGGATCACTAACCTTTGAACATTACACGATGCATGACGGCTTATCAAATGATATGGTACAATCAATAGCCGAAGACAGACACGGACATATATGGTTTGCCACCGAATACGGAGTTTCAAAATTCATACTCGAGAAAAAAACATTTGAGAATTATTTCTTTTCGGCTTATCCTCAGGGAAATGTCTATACAGAGAATTCGGGATGTGTGTGTGATAACGGCAACATACTTTTTGGCTCAAACTACGGTCTTTTAGTCTTTAACCCTGATATAGTGAAAAAAGATTCACTCTCTTTTCCGGTTGTATTTACGAATCTCAATGTGAACGGGATTAATGTTTTGCCTAATGATGCCAATTCACCTCTATTGCTGGCTATGCCCTACTCTGACCGGATTCATCTTAAATCCAATCAAAATTCGTTTGTTATTGATTTCTCTTCGTTTAACTATGCGGATGCCGGGCAAACAAAATATTCGTACCGATTACTGGATTATGATAAAGATTGGAGTGCACCTTCTTCATTGAATTTTGCAGCGTATAAAATGCTTCCTTACGGCAACTATAAGCTTCAGGTAAAGGTTTGCAATAGCTCGGGCATATGGAACAAAGAGATCGCCACGCTACAAATAATGATTAGCCCTCCGTTCTATCTTTCTGTGTGGGCGTTTCTTATATATGCACTTCTCATCGCCGGTGGGGGCTATTTTGCTTTTAATGTAGCCCGCAACTTCAATCGCTTACACAATAAAATAGAGATAGAGAAACAACTTACGGAGTACAAACTCGTATTCTTTACAAACATCTCGCATGAATTCCGAACTCCGTTAACTCTCATTCAAGGGGCACTCGACCGCATTCAACGGCTGAATATAACTTCTCAGGACTTGGTACATCCACTCAAAACAATGGAAAAGAGCACTCAGCGGATGCTAAAGCTGATAGACCAACTGCTGGAATTCCGCAAAATGCAGAACAACAAATTAGCTTTGTCACTGGAGGAAACAGATGTTGTTGCCATGCTCTATGAAATATTTCTGAGTTTTGGAGATATTGCCGAATCAAAGAATATGGATTTCCTGTTTGTTCCATCGGTGGGTAAATATAAAATGTACATAGATAAGGGAAAGCTGGACAAAATAGTTTATAATATCCTGTCGAATGCCTTTAAATATACCCCGCAGGGAGGGCAAATACGTTTAATGGTAAATGCAGATACCGAAAAGAGTACCCTTGCCATAAGTGTTAGTGATACCGGTGTGGGAATACCCAAAGAGAAACGGAATGAATTGTTTAACAGGTTTATGCAAAGTAACTTCTCCGGAGATAGCGTAGGCATCGGGTTGCACCTTACGCATGAGCTGGTATTGGTGCATAAGGGTACTATTTTTTACGAAGAAAATCCCGGAGGAGGTTCTGTCTTTACGGTGAACTTACCTCTGGACACGAAAGTGTATGAGGAAAAAGATTTCCTGATCCGCAACAATGTACTGATGAATGAACATCCGGAAATGGTGGTGTCAGAGAATTCGGACGAGCCGCTGGCATCGCTTACCGATAGTATTATACCTCTCAACCAGCAAAAAATACTTGTAATTGAAGACGATAACGATGTCCGCCAATACCTGAAAGAAGAACTCGGAGCGTACTTTGAAGTTTTGACAGCCGATAATGGTTCTACAGGATTTGATATGGCGGGAAGTTCCGAGCCTAGTTTAATTGTCTGTGATGTGCTAATGCCGGGGATGAACGGATTTGAAGTGACTAAGAAACTTAAATCGGACTTTGACACAAGTCACATACCGGTGATTTTGCTTACAGCGCTCAGCCTGCCCGAGAATCATTTGGAAGGCATAGAAAGCGGAGCCGATGCTTACCTCTCGAAGCCGTTCAGCATTAAACTATTGCTGGCACGCATCATTAAATTACTTGAGCAACGCGAAAAACTCAGGGTGAAATTCTCCGAAGAGCCGGGCATTACGCGTTCGGCCATTTATGCTTCCGAGCGCGACAAAGAATTTGTAGATGAGCTGCACCGGATTCTGGAGGAAAACATCAGCAATGCAAATTTCTCGGTCGATGAATTTGCGTCGATAATGAATATCGGGCGAACGATCTTTTATAAAAAAGTAAAAGGCGTAACCGGATATTCTCCCAACGAATATATTCGGATTCTCCGCATGAAAAAAGCGGCGGAGTTATTATTGTTAGGCAAACTAACCGTATCTGAAATTTCATATAAAGTGGGCATCGATGATCCTTTTTACTTCAGTAAGTGTTTTAAATCTCAGTTTGGAGTCGCTCCATCTATTTACCAGAAAGGGAAGTAA
- a CDS encoding acetate--CoA ligase family protein, which yields MITKQLIHPESIVVVGASNNVHKPGGAILKNLIQGGYKGELLAINPKETEVQGIRSFPHADDIPNTDLAILAIPASMCPDVIETLAKEKQTRAFIILSAGFGEETQEGAELENQILKIVNKYEAALIGPNCIGLLNTWHHSVFTQPIPNLNPQGVDLISSSGATAVFIMESAVVKGLQFNSVWSVGNAKQIGVEDVLQYLDKTFNPEKDSRIKLIYIESIKDPDRLLLHASSLIRKGCRIAAIKAGSSESGSRAASSHTGAIASPDSAVEALFRKAGIVRCYSREELTTVGCVFTLPELRGKNFAIVTHAGGPGVMLTDALSKGGLNVPKLEGPMVDELKSKLLPGASVGNPIDVLATGTPQHLETAIDYCENSFENIDAVMAIFGTPGLVTMFDMYEVLHKKMLYCRKPIFPVLPSVYTAGKEVELFLQKGHVNFADEVTLGTALSRIMNVPKPASNKVELYGVDVPHIRQIIDSIPSDGYLEPHYVQALLRSAGIPVVEEFVSNNREAVLAFGRRCGFPVVVKVVGPIHKSDVGGVSLNVKSEQHLALEFDRMMNIVDAKAVMVQPMLKGTELFIGAKYEEKFGHVVLCGLGGIFVEVLKDVSSGLAPLSYEEAYSMIHSLRAYKIIQGTRGQKGVNEDKFAEIIVRLSTLLRFATEIKEMDLNPLLATEKDVVAVDARIRIEKKRQDQ from the coding sequence ATGATTACAAAACAGTTAATACATCCTGAAAGCATTGTGGTGGTGGGTGCATCAAACAATGTGCATAAGCCCGGCGGTGCTATTCTGAAGAATTTAATTCAAGGAGGTTATAAAGGAGAACTGCTGGCCATAAACCCCAAAGAGACAGAGGTGCAAGGCATACGTTCCTTTCCGCATGCAGACGATATTCCGAATACGGATCTGGCTATTCTTGCCATCCCGGCTTCTATGTGCCCCGATGTGATAGAAACACTTGCCAAAGAAAAACAAACGCGCGCATTTATCATTCTCTCCGCGGGATTTGGCGAAGAGACTCAGGAAGGAGCTGAGTTGGAAAATCAGATTTTGAAGATAGTGAACAAATACGAAGCGGCCCTCATCGGCCCGAACTGCATCGGTTTGCTCAACACATGGCATCACAGCGTCTTTACCCAACCTATACCCAACCTGAATCCGCAGGGAGTGGATTTGATCTCCAGTTCGGGGGCTACAGCCGTGTTTATTATGGAATCGGCCGTGGTCAAGGGACTTCAGTTTAATTCTGTCTGGTCGGTCGGCAATGCCAAGCAAATCGGTGTGGAGGATGTGTTGCAATACCTGGATAAAACATTCAATCCCGAAAAAGACTCCCGCATCAAATTAATCTATATTGAAAGCATTAAAGACCCGGACAGGTTGTTGCTTCATGCCTCTTCGCTCATACGAAAGGGATGCCGAATTGCCGCCATAAAAGCAGGTAGTTCGGAAAGTGGAAGCCGTGCGGCATCTTCGCATACCGGAGCCATTGCCAGTCCGGATTCTGCCGTGGAGGCCCTATTCCGCAAAGCGGGCATTGTGCGTTGCTATTCCCGCGAAGAACTGACTACCGTAGGGTGCGTATTTACATTGCCGGAACTCAGAGGAAAGAACTTTGCCATTGTAACCCATGCGGGAGGCCCGGGTGTAATGCTTACGGATGCCCTCTCTAAAGGAGGATTGAATGTACCGAAACTGGAAGGGCCGATGGTCGATGAACTCAAAAGCAAACTTTTGCCGGGAGCCTCCGTGGGCAATCCCATAGATGTACTGGCTACAGGAACGCCACAGCACCTCGAAACAGCAATCGACTATTGCGAAAACTCTTTCGAAAACATAGATGCGGTTATGGCTATCTTCGGAACACCGGGACTAGTCACCATGTTCGACATGTACGAAGTATTACACAAAAAAATGCTGTATTGCCGTAAACCTATATTTCCGGTGCTTCCTTCGGTATACACAGCCGGCAAAGAGGTGGAGCTATTTCTGCAAAAAGGGCATGTCAACTTTGCCGATGAAGTAACGCTGGGCACAGCCCTTTCCAGAATAATGAATGTTCCTAAACCCGCATCCAATAAAGTCGAGCTATACGGAGTAGATGTGCCGCACATCCGGCAAATAATAGATTCCATACCTTCCGACGGATATCTGGAACCGCATTATGTACAGGCACTGTTACGTTCGGCCGGCATTCCTGTGGTTGAAGAGTTTGTTTCCAATAACAGAGAAGCGGTGCTCGCCTTTGGCCGTCGCTGCGGTTTTCCGGTGGTGGTAAAGGTAGTAGGCCCCATTCATAAGTCGGATGTTGGCGGAGTGTCGCTGAATGTAAAAAGCGAACAGCACCTGGCTTTAGAGTTCGATCGCATGATGAATATCGTCGATGCCAAAGCCGTGATGGTGCAACCGATGCTGAAGGGAACAGAGTTGTTTATCGGAGCTAAATACGAGGAGAAATTCGGCCATGTGGTGCTTTGCGGACTAGGTGGCATATTCGTTGAGGTGCTGAAAGACGTATCATCCGGTCTGGCACCACTCTCTTACGAAGAGGCTTACTCCATGATTCACTCCCTGCGGGCATACAAAATTATTCAGGGAACTCGTGGTCAGAAAGGGGTGAACGAAGATAAGTTTGCCGAAATAATTGTTCGTTTATCTACCCTGCTTCGCTTTGCCACCGAGATAAAGGAAATGGATCTCAACCCGCTCCTTGCCACAGAGAAAGATGTTGTTGCAGTAGATGCGCGCATACGCATTGAGAAGAAAAGACAAGACCAGTAA